A window of the Bacteriovorax sp. PP10 genome harbors these coding sequences:
- a CDS encoding sensor histidine kinase, protein MKTLLSNKIFRGLMLALALPSLALFLQISLEFLNNSREWLFFYPAIFATAWFGGARYGYVATFLCVFLSIFFLIPPIYSFKILSYASFIEISIFTLMGLSISFMMGKILSKYIVASEHSEELEKSTEYLDSLLDHIPMTVFVKDAKDLRFTHLNKAGEELLGFDRSELIGKSDFDFFPKEQAEHFTQVDKDVIAGKHVVDTKEELIQTKHHGTRVLHTKKIPLFAKDGNPQYLLGVSEDITDKKNAEEEMMRMIKEEAALKEREIATAKDIFLAKVSTLLSTTLDYKETLNMIANLAVTALGDWCTISMINDEGQFERAAGAHADKKKTPLLEEYMANYLPDQRVNSVNGDSSFYNYQISNSELKAMIKDKRQLELLLELGANSSMIVPIKARGKVRGSLSFIAGTSKPNFSALDLALAEDFGRRAGIAIENALLYSAAQSAIRARDEFVSIASHELKTPITSLKMQLQMMLRGINIEKNQAPPPEKLLKALTSSTKQIDRLTVLIEDLLDVTRIETGKLTYKFEKVDLSLMVKEIMDRYAEEAKYAKTEFKQNLQENVISFCDRYRIEQVFINLLSNAIKYGSNNPVEVTVTSTPGKAIIIVKDQGLGIAKEMQGKIFERFERAISSTNISGLGLGLYITKQIIDAHQGTIEVESDLNIGSTFKVCLPTGL, encoded by the coding sequence ATGAAAACCTTACTTTCTAATAAGATTTTTAGAGGTCTAATGCTGGCCTTGGCATTGCCATCCCTGGCCTTATTTCTTCAAATTTCTTTAGAGTTTTTGAATAATAGCCGTGAATGGCTTTTTTTCTATCCGGCCATTTTTGCAACGGCCTGGTTTGGTGGTGCCCGTTATGGGTACGTTGCGACTTTTCTCTGCGTCTTTCTCTCCATTTTTTTTCTCATCCCACCAATTTATAGTTTTAAAATCCTCTCTTATGCTTCTTTCATTGAAATTTCTATTTTCACACTTATGGGTCTCTCAATCAGCTTTATGATGGGAAAAATCCTTTCTAAATATATCGTTGCTTCAGAGCATTCTGAAGAACTGGAAAAATCAACGGAATACTTAGATTCATTACTTGATCACATTCCCATGACTGTTTTTGTAAAAGATGCGAAGGATCTTCGCTTCACACATTTAAATAAAGCAGGTGAAGAACTCTTGGGGTTTGATCGTTCTGAACTGATCGGCAAATCTGACTTTGATTTTTTTCCAAAAGAGCAGGCAGAACATTTTACACAGGTTGATAAAGATGTAATTGCCGGGAAACATGTTGTCGATACTAAAGAAGAACTTATTCAAACCAAGCATCACGGCACTCGAGTTCTTCATACAAAAAAAATTCCTCTCTTCGCAAAAGATGGAAATCCTCAATATCTGCTCGGCGTTTCTGAAGATATCACTGACAAAAAAAATGCAGAAGAAGAAATGATGAGGATGATTAAGGAAGAAGCGGCATTAAAAGAACGTGAAATTGCCACCGCTAAAGATATCTTTCTGGCAAAAGTTAGTACGCTCTTATCTACTACACTCGACTACAAAGAAACATTAAACATGATCGCCAATCTTGCTGTCACGGCCCTTGGTGACTGGTGTACTATTTCGATGATCAACGACGAAGGCCAATTTGAAAGAGCGGCCGGAGCTCATGCTGATAAAAAGAAAACACCTCTACTTGAAGAGTACATGGCCAATTATCTGCCTGATCAAAGAGTGAATTCAGTCAATGGAGATTCATCTTTTTATAATTATCAAATTAGTAATTCTGAACTGAAGGCCATGATAAAAGATAAACGCCAGCTGGAACTTCTTTTAGAACTTGGTGCGAACTCAAGCATGATTGTTCCCATTAAGGCGCGTGGAAAAGTCCGAGGCTCCTTATCTTTTATCGCAGGTACTTCCAAACCTAATTTCTCTGCACTGGATTTAGCTTTAGCAGAAGACTTTGGAAGAAGAGCTGGAATCGCAATTGAAAATGCTCTACTTTACAGTGCTGCTCAATCGGCGATCCGTGCGCGTGATGAGTTCGTCTCTATTGCTTCTCATGAATTAAAGACACCGATTACTTCTTTAAAAATGCAGCTCCAAATGATGTTAAGAGGAATTAACATTGAGAAGAATCAAGCACCGCCACCTGAAAAATTACTTAAGGCCTTAACAAGTTCAACCAAACAAATTGATCGCCTCACAGTCTTAATTGAAGATCTTCTGGATGTAACAAGAATTGAAACCGGAAAACTGACTTACAAGTTTGAGAAAGTAGATCTGAGTCTCATGGTTAAAGAAATTATGGATCGTTACGCTGAAGAAGCAAAATACGCCAAAACAGAATTCAAACAAAACCTGCAGGAGAATGTCATCAGCTTCTGTGATCGTTATAGAATCGAACAGGTCTTTATTAATCTTTTATCAAATGCCATTAAATACGGATCTAATAATCCGGTTGAAGTAACAGTCACAAGTACCCCAGGTAAGGCCATTATCATTGTTAAAGATCAGGGGTTGGGAATTGCCAAAGAAATGCAGGGCAAAATCTTTGAAAGATTTGAAAGAGCTATCTCAAGCACAAATATCAGCGGACTAGGGCTTGGATTGTATATAACAAAACAAATCATCGACGCTCATCAGGGCACAATTGAAGTTGAAAGTGACTTAAATATCGGCTCAACTTTCAAAGTCTGCTTACCAACAGGTTTATAA
- a CDS encoding sensor histidine kinase, whose amino-acid sequence MHPLNTFPILKIWKNISISKKLYFVVGAMALLIIIELLTLRFAMSSLSALRAFVGGEASWSKAQKNAVYRFQRYVMTKDEWDYLAFGEALKIPDGDRRARVELQKTSPDMQAVREGFIQGHVHPADIESIVNLLRRFYWVSYIQEAVAAWSEGDRLLIELREVVWSYRKAVQDGVADTPGMEAHLDRVIEINNELTRVEEIFSRVLGEGSRWLESIVFVTLFILVITVESIGLTLTFFTSRSISRGLFGLNKLTEEFSHGNFDRRLNINTGDEIGQLTQSINTMGDMLQKSYQDLQQSHKELEIKVQQRTAELAEIANQNSELYQEAKNAVRMRDDFLSIASHELRTPLTALNLQFYLLERVTEDDEKTIDFDQMKKIIIRASLLTKKLSTLQEVLMDLAQLRLGKLEIKREMCDIIPIVTDCVSQLNSVATRGGSEITFESESSSIIGNVDCIRVGQVVTNLLSNAIKYGEGKAVQIKVFQKNEFAIVEVSDNGQGIPFNKQDQIFDRFERVNEDPAVSGLGLGLYISKQIVEAHRGSISVESNAGKGTKFIATFFLEKEVTLTTNGFAVG is encoded by the coding sequence ATGCATCCTTTGAATACATTCCCCATTTTAAAGATTTGGAAAAATATTTCTATTTCTAAAAAACTATACTTCGTTGTCGGGGCCATGGCCTTGTTAATTATTATTGAATTGCTCACGCTAAGATTTGCGATGTCTAGTTTGTCTGCCTTACGTGCTTTTGTTGGTGGAGAGGCCAGTTGGTCCAAGGCACAAAAAAATGCAGTCTACCGTTTTCAGCGCTATGTGATGACAAAAGATGAATGGGATTATTTAGCATTCGGAGAAGCTTTAAAAATTCCTGATGGTGATCGCAGGGCAAGAGTTGAATTGCAAAAAACGTCACCGGATATGCAAGCTGTTAGAGAAGGTTTTATTCAAGGGCATGTGCATCCTGCAGATATTGAATCAATCGTAAATCTTCTAAGAAGATTTTATTGGGTTAGCTACATCCAGGAAGCTGTCGCAGCGTGGAGTGAGGGCGATCGACTTTTAATAGAACTTAGAGAAGTTGTTTGGAGTTATCGCAAGGCCGTACAGGATGGTGTGGCCGATACTCCAGGAATGGAGGCACATCTGGATCGTGTTATTGAAATAAATAATGAGCTCACCAGAGTTGAAGAAATTTTTTCTCGTGTTTTAGGTGAAGGTTCACGCTGGCTTGAAAGCATTGTGTTTGTGACTCTATTTATTTTAGTTATTACTGTGGAGAGTATTGGATTAACACTAACTTTTTTTACCAGTAGATCTATTTCACGAGGACTTTTTGGATTAAATAAACTTACTGAAGAATTTTCTCATGGAAATTTCGATCGGCGTTTAAATATAAATACTGGAGATGAAATAGGTCAGCTTACACAATCAATTAATACGATGGGAGATATGCTTCAGAAGTCATATCAGGATTTACAGCAGTCGCATAAGGAGCTGGAGATTAAAGTACAGCAGAGGACTGCAGAGCTTGCTGAGATTGCAAATCAAAATAGTGAACTCTATCAAGAAGCAAAAAATGCCGTTCGTATGCGTGATGATTTTCTTTCAATTGCTTCGCATGAACTTCGAACTCCATTAACTGCACTAAATTTGCAATTTTATTTATTAGAAAGAGTGACAGAGGATGACGAAAAAACAATAGACTTTGACCAAATGAAAAAAATTATAATTCGTGCGAGTCTATTAACTAAAAAGCTATCCACACTGCAAGAAGTGTTAATGGATCTTGCACAATTACGACTTGGTAAACTAGAAATTAAGAGAGAAATGTGTGACATCATTCCGATTGTTACAGATTGTGTTTCTCAATTAAATTCAGTTGCTACACGTGGTGGTTCTGAAATTACATTTGAATCAGAAAGTAGTTCAATCATTGGCAATGTTGATTGTATACGAGTAGGGCAAGTCGTAACGAATTTACTTTCTAATGCAATAAAATATGGTGAAGGAAAAGCGGTTCAAATAAAAGTGTTTCAAAAAAATGAATTTGCAATAGTTGAAGTTAGTGACAATGGACAAGGAATTCCATTTAATAAACAAGATCAAATTTTCGATAGGTTTGAGAGAGTAAATGAGGATCCTGCAGTCTCAGGATTAGGTTTAGGTTTATATATCTCTAAACAAATTGTTGAAGCACACCGAGGAAGTATTTCAGTTGAAAGTAATGCTGGAAAAGGAACAAAATTTATAGCAACATTTTTTCTTGAGAAAGAAGTCACGTTGACAACAAATGGTTTTGCGGTAGGATAA
- a CDS encoding helix-turn-helix domain-containing protein produces MIAKKKKTKKNPKQMRETLGSFIRKMRLEKEFSQAELAANLGYTSPQFISDWERGISSPPVKKLHELSLLLQVKVDVLFDLLVTLATEQLVENLSKEFKQIKKSS; encoded by the coding sequence ATGATCGCTAAAAAGAAAAAAACAAAAAAGAATCCTAAACAAATGCGTGAAACTCTTGGGAGTTTTATTCGCAAAATGAGACTTGAAAAAGAATTTTCTCAAGCAGAGCTTGCAGCGAATTTAGGTTACACAAGTCCACAATTTATTTCTGATTGGGAAAGAGGAATCTCTAGTCCACCAGTAAAAAAATTGCATGAACTTTCACTTCTTTTACAAGTTAAAGTTGATGTGCTTTTTGATTTGTTGGTAACACTTGCAACAGAGCAACTGGTAGAAAATCTTTCTAAAGAATTTAAACAAATAAAAAAAAGTTCTTAG
- a CDS encoding DUF1634 domain-containing protein, with product MDELESLELKISKFLRLGVIVAGVFMLIGWISQLVFQEHSFELLKTYNAVSLGETLRIAFENNQWSELIAYLGLVILIALPITRVFLTAFLFVKQKEYVLAGIASFVLIALIVSFSLGIEL from the coding sequence ATGGATGAGTTAGAATCATTAGAATTAAAAATTTCTAAATTTCTTCGCCTGGGTGTTATCGTTGCAGGCGTATTCATGCTGATTGGATGGATTTCACAGCTGGTTTTTCAAGAACATTCTTTTGAACTCTTAAAAACATACAATGCTGTTTCATTAGGCGAAACATTAAGAATCGCTTTTGAAAATAATCAGTGGTCTGAATTGATTGCTTATTTAGGATTAGTCATCCTGATTGCATTACCTATTACACGCGTTTTTCTAACAGCGTTTTTATTCGTAAAACAAAAAGAATATGTGCTTGCTGGAATTGCAAGTTTTGTTCTTATCGCTCTTATTGTGAGCTTCTCTTTAGGAATTGAACTCTAA
- a CDS encoding sulfite exporter TauE/SafE family protein — protein sequence MSTMYSTLLFSSAIFAGFLGSLLGLGGGIIIVPILTLALGIDIRFAIAASLISIVATSSGAAASFLKDHLTNLRLAVLLEVGTVCGAIVGFLLASSINSKFLFILFGFFLLFSALMMLRKKEDHRADVDHPWSEKLKLAGQYTEKNGQLIHYKIASVPLGLGLMFVAGILSALLGIGSGIFKVMAMDGVMKIPMKVSSATSNFMIGVTATASAGAYFLRGDIRPEIACPVSVGIIIGSWVGARVMPKMPAATIRKIFVIVLSIVSVQMLMKGFK from the coding sequence ATGAGCACCATGTATTCAACACTATTATTTTCATCGGCAATCTTCGCAGGCTTTTTAGGATCTCTCTTAGGACTCGGCGGAGGTATTATTATCGTTCCCATATTAACACTTGCACTTGGTATCGACATTCGATTCGCCATTGCTGCCAGTTTAATTTCTATCGTGGCCACTTCATCAGGCGCGGCTGCAAGTTTTTTAAAAGACCATCTCACTAATCTTCGCCTGGCCGTTTTATTAGAAGTCGGAACCGTTTGCGGGGCCATCGTTGGATTTCTTTTAGCGAGTAGTATCAACTCTAAGTTTTTATTTATATTGTTTGGTTTCTTCTTACTTTTTTCTGCACTAATGATGTTGAGAAAAAAAGAAGACCATCGTGCAGACGTTGATCACCCTTGGTCAGAAAAATTAAAACTTGCCGGTCAGTACACTGAAAAAAATGGTCAGCTTATTCATTACAAAATCGCCAGCGTTCCTCTGGGGCTTGGTTTAATGTTTGTCGCTGGAATCCTTTCTGCTTTACTTGGAATTGGAAGTGGCATTTTTAAAGTTATGGCGATGGATGGAGTTATGAAGATTCCGATGAAGGTTTCATCTGCAACTTCAAACTTTATGATTGGTGTAACAGCGACGGCCAGTGCCGGTGCTTACTTTTTAAGAGGTGATATACGCCCGGAGATCGCTTGTCCTGTTTCAGTAGGAATCATTATAGGATCATGGGTTGGCGCTCGTGTAATGCCTAAAATGCCTGCTGCAACGATTAGAAAAATCTTTGTAATCGTACTCTCTATCGTCTCTGTACAAATGTTAATGAAAGGATTTAAATAA
- a CDS encoding chloride channel protein produces the protein MNVPVEFKRRRMIILCLLAALIGVIATVIAKVLLLAIAFCTNLFWFHTISIHPVELVNHHFSPIYILVPVLGGLVVGLMARYGSSAIRGHGIPEVMENILTKESRIPRRITFLKPLSAAIAIGSGGPFGAEGPIIATGSSVGSWIGRHFYFHEYERKILLAVGAAAGMTAIFGTPLAAVFICIELLLFEFSAKSFIPVIIGVSTAYSIRLATGHTAPEFPIGEVAEAVNGWNTLFYIVAGAISGAVACVVSKIVFWVEDKFEHLPIHWMWWPMIGGVAVGVIGYYDPRTLGVGYSNIINALQGNILLWPALTLLIFKFISWAIALGSGTSGGTLAPLLTFGSSLGVVLSFIGIHFFPDIGITIQVTALVCMSSMFSGATRAVLTSTVFALEVTGAHFGIAPLLLGNSAAFLFSIFFLKETIMTEKIARRGIFVPQDYYSIRGK, from the coding sequence ATGAATGTACCTGTCGAATTTAAACGCCGTCGAATGATCATACTATGCCTACTAGCTGCACTCATTGGGGTCATTGCCACTGTGATTGCAAAAGTTCTGTTGCTAGCAATTGCTTTTTGTACAAATTTATTTTGGTTTCACACGATCTCAATTCATCCGGTAGAGCTAGTGAATCACCATTTTTCTCCCATCTATATTTTAGTGCCAGTGCTGGGAGGTCTTGTTGTAGGACTGATGGCGCGCTATGGGAGTTCGGCAATCAGGGGCCATGGTATTCCTGAAGTTATGGAAAATATTTTAACTAAAGAAAGTAGAATCCCTAGAAGGATTACTTTCTTAAAACCATTATCTGCAGCGATTGCTATTGGTTCAGGTGGACCTTTTGGAGCAGAGGGGCCGATTATTGCAACAGGAAGTTCTGTTGGTTCATGGATAGGAAGACATTTTTATTTTCATGAGTATGAAAGAAAAATTCTTCTTGCTGTCGGAGCTGCTGCCGGAATGACGGCGATTTTTGGAACACCACTGGCCGCAGTTTTTATTTGTATTGAACTTCTTCTTTTTGAATTCAGTGCCAAGTCTTTTATCCCGGTTATTATTGGAGTATCGACTGCCTATTCAATCAGGCTTGCTACAGGTCATACTGCACCTGAATTTCCTATTGGAGAAGTTGCTGAAGCAGTTAATGGATGGAACACTCTTTTTTATATCGTAGCAGGTGCCATTTCTGGTGCAGTTGCTTGTGTCGTTTCAAAAATTGTTTTTTGGGTTGAAGATAAATTTGAACATTTGCCGATCCATTGGATGTGGTGGCCTATGATCGGTGGGGTCGCTGTTGGGGTTATAGGGTATTATGATCCAAGAACTTTGGGAGTAGGTTATAGCAATATTATAAATGCACTTCAGGGAAATATTCTTCTATGGCCAGCTCTAACTCTTTTAATTTTTAAATTCATTTCATGGGCCATCGCTCTTGGAAGTGGTACATCTGGCGGGACACTTGCACCGTTACTAACTTTCGGAAGCTCGTTGGGAGTTGTTTTAAGTTTTATCGGAATTCATTTTTTCCCTGATATTGGAATCACTATTCAGGTGACAGCATTGGTGTGCATGTCTTCAATGTTCTCAGGAGCAACTAGAGCAGTACTTACTTCAACTGTTTTTGCCCTGGAAGTAACAGGTGCACATTTTGGAATTGCGCCATTACTTTTAGGTAACAGTGCTGCGTTTTTATTTTCGATTTTCTTTTTAAAGGAAACGATTATGACGGAGAAGATTGCAAGAAGAGGAATTTTTGTTCCTCAGGATTATTATTCAATCAGAGGAAAGTAA
- a CDS encoding DUF4399 domain-containing protein, which translates to MKLFIFALALTMSQAFAAESKMHFVKPADNAIVAETFDVEFTVDGMTVEKAGVMKKGTGHHHLIIDGEPVAKGKIVPKDATHLHFGDGATHTSLTLKPGKHTLTLQFADGSHISLGPDYAKTITVTVR; encoded by the coding sequence ATGAAATTATTTATCTTCGCTCTAGCTTTAACTATGTCTCAAGCATTTGCTGCTGAATCAAAAATGCATTTTGTTAAACCAGCTGACAATGCAATCGTTGCTGAAACTTTTGATGTTGAATTTACTGTTGATGGAATGACTGTTGAAAAAGCAGGGGTAATGAAAAAAGGAACTGGTCACCACCACTTAATCATTGATGGAGAACCTGTTGCAAAAGGAAAAATCGTTCCTAAAGATGCAACACACCTTCACTTTGGTGATGGTGCAACTCACACATCTCTCACTCTAAAGCCAGGTAAGCACACATTGACTCTTCAATTTGCTGATGGATCACACATCTCTCTAGGGCCTGACTACGCAAAAACAATTACTGTAACAGTAAGATAA
- a CDS encoding carboxylesterase/lipase family protein, translated as MYRTFLTNLCALLAVVAISQTVEANSRLLEIEKGQISGVRVANDVDAFLGIPYAAPPVGPLRWKAPRPAQPWDGVLKANKFPTACPQLGNFFANVPASQFGKPVGTEDCLYLNVWRPAPAKEKQLPVVVWIHGGSNFKGTSADPMYDGKYLASKSNIVMVSLNYRIGLLGAISYKALENGTKLDKSGNFVTLDLIQGLKWVHDNIKTFGGDPNNVTIMGQSAGCMNVWGLLQTPLSEGLFHKAVCSSGLPNIYPKAMARARSGDFVENLVFNARLVADRKDAGKFIEAKGEKWVREFLYSRTSDEIVLGQDYSVPVQHIEDEVVFPHGLEATALGFYQQVPMILGSTMDEATYLLGTQYFKPDLATLWGYLQNTPANLKFEDVINTNYVTFRTATKSTSLALNRTISNIYLTARLYNSETYRYNFEWNNTPQPWKDILGSVHGMDAIFYLGNFDSKNENFARFAWTEENRESREALREEMNKHFTQFFWTGNPGWKGTIDFK; from the coding sequence ATGTATAGAACATTCCTTACCAACCTTTGCGCGCTACTTGCTGTCGTTGCGATTTCACAAACAGTTGAAGCAAATTCCCGTTTACTGGAAATTGAAAAAGGTCAGATCTCAGGTGTTCGTGTCGCAAACGATGTTGATGCCTTTCTTGGAATTCCTTACGCAGCTCCACCTGTTGGTCCACTTCGTTGGAAAGCACCTCGTCCAGCTCAACCTTGGGATGGAGTTTTAAAAGCGAATAAATTTCCAACTGCATGTCCGCAACTTGGAAACTTTTTTGCGAATGTTCCTGCTTCTCAATTTGGGAAACCTGTTGGGACAGAAGACTGTCTTTATTTAAACGTCTGGCGCCCAGCTCCTGCAAAAGAAAAACAACTTCCAGTTGTTGTATGGATCCACGGTGGTTCAAACTTTAAAGGAACTTCTGCTGACCCAATGTATGATGGAAAATACTTAGCTTCAAAATCAAATATTGTTATGGTGAGTTTAAATTACCGTATCGGTTTATTGGGAGCGATTTCTTATAAAGCACTTGAGAACGGAACAAAACTTGATAAGTCTGGAAACTTTGTCACATTGGATTTAATCCAAGGTTTAAAGTGGGTACATGACAATATCAAAACTTTTGGTGGAGATCCAAACAACGTTACAATCATGGGGCAGTCTGCAGGTTGTATGAACGTATGGGGACTCTTACAAACTCCATTATCTGAAGGACTGTTTCATAAAGCCGTTTGTTCATCTGGTCTTCCAAATATTTATCCAAAAGCAATGGCAAGAGCACGCTCAGGTGACTTCGTTGAAAATCTTGTTTTCAATGCAAGGCTTGTTGCTGATCGCAAGGATGCGGGTAAATTTATTGAGGCCAAAGGCGAGAAATGGGTTCGTGAGTTCTTATACAGCAGAACATCTGATGAAATAGTTTTAGGACAAGACTACAGTGTGCCTGTTCAACACATTGAAGATGAAGTTGTGTTTCCACATGGCCTTGAGGCCACAGCACTTGGGTTCTACCAGCAAGTTCCAATGATTCTTGGTTCAACAATGGATGAGGCCACTTATCTATTAGGAACTCAATATTTTAAACCAGACCTGGCAACGTTATGGGGATACTTACAAAATACTCCAGCTAATTTGAAGTTCGAAGACGTTATCAATACTAATTATGTAACATTTAGAACGGCCACAAAATCTACTTCACTTGCACTTAACCGCACTATTTCAAATATCTATTTAACAGCAAGACTGTATAACTCAGAAACTTACCGTTACAACTTTGAATGGAATAACACTCCACAACCGTGGAAAGATATTTTGGGATCAGTTCATGGAATGGATGCGATTTTCTATTTAGGAAATTTCGATAGTAAGAATGAGAACTTTGCTCGTTTTGCATGGACTGAAGAAAACCGTGAGTCGAGAGAAGCTTTAAGAGAAGAGATGAACAAACATTTTACTCAGTTCTTTTGGACAGGAAATCCTGGATGGAAAGGAACAATTGATTTTAAATAA
- a CDS encoding bifunctional GNAT family N-acetyltransferase/carbon-nitrogen hydrolase family protein, with translation MVDSTKKKIIVRKTQFSDANMINDIVQKCYPGVPPYSLDALKAQINHFPEGQIVVEFDGVVIGFCITFITSEKEGLKPHTWKEITGGGYASRHDPLGSYLYGMDICVDPAYRGKKIGERLYNERRKLCQKFKLKGIIFGARIPGFAKKKKTYPTPELYVEAVKSRIIRDLTISFQMRNGFNPVLVMKDYLPSDHESLGYAVLMRWDNPLIDTQGNRHYSEDQKDNVRICTINFEQRRISSFEEFQSIAEYFIGVAADYRCDFVVFPEFVTMSLLSIINRKLDPVQSLEHLGQFTEPFIKFMNEAAVKYNINIIGGTHMVRDSEGLMKNVCHIFLRDGAIHTQDKIHPTPSEKEWWDVRGGDKLSVINTDRGPIGILICYDSEFPELARHLVDQGAKIIFVPFATDTRQGYLRVRYCSHARAIENQCYMVLSGNTGNLPRVQNMDINYAQSCILTPSDFPFAKDGIAADTDPNAEMVAIADLSIRDLIKARNNGTVMNLKDRRHDLYSVSWNGK, from the coding sequence ATGGTAGATTCTACTAAAAAGAAAATTATTGTACGAAAAACACAGTTTTCAGACGCTAATATGATCAACGACATCGTTCAAAAATGTTATCCCGGAGTTCCTCCGTATTCTCTCGATGCACTTAAAGCTCAAATCAATCACTTTCCTGAAGGGCAAATTGTTGTTGAATTTGATGGAGTCGTTATTGGTTTCTGTATTACTTTTATCACGAGTGAAAAAGAAGGATTAAAGCCTCACACATGGAAAGAAATCACTGGTGGTGGATATGCCAGCCGTCACGATCCATTAGGAAGTTATCTTTATGGAATGGATATCTGCGTAGACCCGGCCTACAGAGGCAAAAAAATTGGTGAGCGTCTTTATAATGAGAGAAGAAAGTTATGCCAGAAGTTTAAGTTAAAAGGAATTATCTTTGGCGCGCGAATTCCAGGATTTGCTAAGAAGAAAAAAACTTATCCAACTCCAGAGTTATATGTTGAAGCAGTAAAGTCGCGAATCATTCGGGACCTGACAATTAGTTTTCAAATGAGAAATGGTTTTAATCCTGTTCTTGTCATGAAAGACTATCTGCCTTCTGATCATGAATCTCTTGGGTATGCAGTGCTTATGCGTTGGGATAATCCATTGATCGATACACAGGGAAATCGACATTATAGTGAAGATCAAAAAGATAACGTAAGAATTTGTACGATTAATTTCGAACAAAGAAGAATTTCTTCATTTGAAGAGTTCCAGTCCATCGCCGAGTATTTTATCGGTGTGGCCGCTGACTACCGCTGTGACTTTGTTGTTTTCCCAGAGTTCGTGACAATGTCATTACTTTCTATCATCAATAGAAAACTTGATCCGGTTCAATCTCTTGAGCATCTTGGACAATTCACCGAACCATTTATTAAGTTTATGAATGAAGCGGCCGTAAAATATAACATCAATATTATTGGTGGAACCCATATGGTGAGAGATAGTGAAGGACTTATGAAAAATGTCTGCCACATTTTCCTTCGTGATGGGGCCATTCATACACAGGATAAAATTCATCCAACACCTTCTGAAAAAGAATGGTGGGATGTGCGTGGTGGAGATAAGTTATCAGTGATCAATACAGATCGAGGGCCAATTGGTATTTTGATTTGTTACGATTCAGAATTTCCTGAGCTTGCTCGCCATCTCGTTGATCAAGGTGCAAAAATTATCTTCGTTCCATTTGCAACAGACACCAGACAAGGTTATTTACGAGTGAGATACTGCTCTCATGCTCGTGCTATTGAGAACCAGTGCTACATGGTTTTGTCGGGGAATACCGGGAATCTTCCGAGAGTGCAGAACATGGATATTAACTATGCTCAAAGTTGCATCTTAACTCCTTCAGATTTTCCATTTGCTAAAGATGGTATTGCCGCAGATACAGACCCCAATGCAGAGATGGTAGCGATTGCAGATCTTAGTATTAGAGATTTAATCAAGGCCCGCAATAACGGGACTGTTATGAATCTTAAAGATAGAAGACATGATCTTTACAGTGTTTCCTGGAATGGTAAGTAG